In Anaerostipes hadrus ATCC 29173 = JCM 17467, a single genomic region encodes these proteins:
- a CDS encoding Cof-type HAD-IIB family hydrolase: MIKLISSDMDGTLLDSYRQITPINVEAIKRAQENGINFIINTGREYPNARGLVEAAGLKCDLICSNGACAFDKDGNLLFEHILDKETVRTIFDAFNKYGMEPALFTTEGRISLLPLEEREIYTRDVFIPAIQVNHPDMKYTLDDYRELVDDVIFVDGQEALLNSDHRILKITSNSPDHESLKKLRVELEKIPGLAVVSTVPTDIEITSINAQKGSSLLDYAKKDGLKPEEIIAIGDSENDYSMLSIPGIHSVAMENACDMIRNICVYQTRANTRDGIAYIINCILADRENFKL, translated from the coding sequence ATGATTAAATTAATTTCATCCGATATGGATGGTACTCTTCTTGACAGCTATCGTCAGATTACCCCGATCAATGTCGAAGCGATCAAAAGAGCTCAGGAAAATGGTATCAATTTTATTATCAACACAGGACGTGAATATCCAAATGCACGCGGTCTTGTGGAAGCAGCCGGATTAAAATGCGACTTAATCTGCAGTAATGGAGCTTGTGCTTTTGATAAAGATGGAAATCTTTTATTCGAGCATATTCTTGATAAAGAAACTGTCCGCACCATTTTTGATGCATTTAATAAATACGGAATGGAACCTGCATTATTTACAACAGAAGGACGTATTTCTCTTCTTCCATTAGAAGAACGTGAAATTTATACAAGAGATGTATTCATTCCTGCCATTCAGGTCAATCACCCAGATATGAAATATACTTTAGATGATTACCGTGAGTTAGTTGATGATGTTATCTTTGTTGATGGTCAGGAGGCGTTATTAAACAGTGACCACCGCATCCTAAAGATCACATCAAACTCTCCAGATCATGAATCCCTAAAGAAACTACGTGTAGAACTCGAAAAAATTCCGGGACTTGCTGTTGTATCTACGGTTCCAACGGATATTGAGATTACTTCTATCAATGCTCAGAAGGGAAGCTCTTTACTAGATTATGCAAAAAAAGATGGATTAAAACCAGAAGAGATCATCGCGATCGGTGACAGTGAAAATGATTATTCTATGTTATCTATCCCTGGTATTCATTCCGTTGCTATGGAGAATGCTTGTGATATGATCCGCAATATCTGTGTTTACCAGACACGTGCGAATACTCGTGATGGAATTGCTTATATTATTAATTGTATATTGGCAGATCGAGAGAATTTCAAGTTGTGA
- a CDS encoding aminotransferase class I/II-fold pyridoxal phosphate-dependent enzyme yields MRDFLSKRVVSLEPSGIRKFFDIVSEMPDAISLGVGEPDFDTPWRVREEGIYSLERGRTFYTSNAGLKELRYEISEYLERKYELVYDPNHEIIVTVGGSEGIDIAMRTILDPGDEVIVVQPCFVSYVACVVMAGGTPVIVSLKEEDKFKLKKEQLEAAVTDKTKAMIISFPNNPTGAIMTREELEPIAEFAKEHDIVVISDEIYSELTYGRDHVSIASLPEMKDRSIVINGFSKAFAMTGWRLGYVAAPRYMMKQMVKVHQFCIMAAPTTSQYAAIEAMRSCDDEVEEMRTAYNQRRRFLVHEFQRMGIECFEPEGAFYIFPSIKKFGMTSEEFATKLLNEEKVAIVPGSAFGACGEGYLRVSYAYSIEELKEALGRLERFINHLSKKQ; encoded by the coding sequence ATGAGAGATTTTTTATCAAAGAGAGTTGTAAGTCTGGAACCATCCGGAATCCGCAAGTTTTTTGACATTGTAAGCGAGATGCCAGATGCCATTTCCTTAGGTGTGGGGGAACCGGATTTTGATACACCATGGAGAGTCAGGGAAGAAGGAATTTACTCATTGGAGCGAGGCAGAACCTTTTATACATCGAATGCAGGGTTAAAGGAGCTGCGATATGAGATCAGTGAATATTTAGAAAGAAAATACGAGTTGGTTTATGATCCAAATCATGAGATCATAGTGACTGTTGGTGGAAGCGAAGGAATCGACATTGCGATGCGTACGATCCTTGATCCAGGAGATGAAGTCATCGTTGTACAGCCATGTTTCGTTTCTTATGTGGCATGTGTTGTTATGGCAGGTGGAACTCCTGTGATCGTAAGTCTTAAGGAAGAAGATAAATTTAAGCTTAAAAAAGAGCAGTTAGAAGCCGCTGTCACAGATAAAACAAAAGCAATGATCATTTCATTTCCAAACAATCCAACGGGTGCGATCATGACAAGAGAAGAGTTAGAACCGATCGCAGAGTTTGCAAAAGAACATGATATTGTTGTGATTTCTGATGAGATTTATTCAGAACTTACCTATGGAAGAGATCACGTCAGTATCGCATCCTTGCCAGAGATGAAAGACAGATCGATCGTGATCAATGGATTTTCCAAGGCATTTGCAATGACTGGATGGAGACTTGGTTATGTTGCAGCACCAAGGTACATGATGAAACAGATGGTCAAGGTTCATCAGTTCTGTATCATGGCAGCGCCGACGACTAGTCAGTATGCAGCGATCGAAGCGATGCGTTCCTGTGATGATGAAGTCGAAGAGATGAGGACTGCATACAATCAGCGCAGACGATTTTTGGTACATGAGTTTCAACGAATGGGAATCGAATGTTTTGAACCAGAAGGTGCCTTTTACATCTTTCCATCTATTAAGAAATTTGGCATGACATCTGAAGAATTTGCAACAAAACTGTTAAATGAAGAGAAAGTAGCAATCGTTCCTGGATCTGCCTTCGGAGCCTGTGGAGAAGGATATCTCAGAGTTTCCTATGCATATTCCATTGAAGAACTAAAAGAAGCTTTAGGGCGTCTGGAACGATTTATCAATCATCTTTCAAAGAAGCAATAG
- a CDS encoding VanW family protein, producing the protein MKKKIIIAVAVIVILAAGGTFYLNHKVSSAVKDGKIIKGVSCEGISIGGMTRSEAKDAIESHMKEIHQEKITLYVDDERSSAKIEDLGAFAEADKTVEEAYALGRSGSIFTKYSDVKEKKHKLPVYRKYDKAKFEKNVKKATKKIVSEPRNASVKRKAGKFVVIKEKTGYTLNMNETFANFKKAVEAGKHQFELDVVKKKAKYTSKDMAEIKDVLGTYTTEYGGSPYGRKVNVANGASKINGSMVYPGETLSVYKTVSPFTKENGYALAGSYENGQTVQTYGGGICQVSTTLYNAVIRAELKIVERFPHSMTVHYVPRSADAAIAGTHKDMKFKNTFDTPIYIEGKANGSTITFTVYGKKKDSKRTVEFLSETTQVKESSESTVNDNTLAEGQKVVESYGHTGYSARLWKIVKINGKQVSKKVFNTSTYMSTPTVYRVGTKKAEDKKDDKKDKKKDSKETTAQKSETTTAAQKSTTAAQKSTTAKRSAAVKSQGSTGN; encoded by the coding sequence ATGAAGAAAAAAATTATCATTGCGGTTGCAGTGATCGTTATTTTGGCAGCAGGTGGAACTTTTTACCTAAACCATAAGGTGAGCAGTGCAGTAAAAGATGGAAAGATCATAAAAGGGGTTTCATGTGAGGGAATTTCTATCGGTGGAATGACAAGATCAGAAGCAAAAGATGCGATTGAATCTCATATGAAGGAGATTCATCAGGAAAAGATCACACTTTATGTAGACGATGAAAGATCAAGTGCCAAGATCGAAGATCTTGGAGCATTCGCTGAGGCAGACAAGACAGTGGAAGAAGCTTATGCACTTGGGAGAAGTGGAAGTATTTTTACAAAGTATTCCGATGTAAAAGAGAAGAAACATAAACTTCCGGTTTATCGCAAATATGATAAAGCGAAGTTTGAGAAGAATGTAAAAAAAGCAACAAAGAAGATTGTTTCAGAACCAAGAAATGCAAGTGTGAAACGTAAGGCTGGCAAATTTGTCGTGATCAAAGAAAAGACAGGTTATACATTAAATATGAATGAAACATTTGCGAATTTCAAAAAAGCAGTTGAAGCTGGAAAACATCAATTTGAACTGGATGTTGTAAAGAAAAAAGCAAAATATACATCAAAAGATATGGCAGAGATCAAAGATGTACTTGGAACTTATACAACCGAATACGGTGGATCTCCATATGGTCGTAAAGTAAATGTTGCTAATGGTGCAAGTAAGATCAATGGAAGCATGGTTTATCCAGGAGAGACATTATCTGTATATAAAACCGTATCACCATTTACAAAAGAAAATGGATATGCACTCGCAGGTTCCTATGAAAATGGACAGACGGTTCAGACATATGGTGGTGGAATCTGCCAGGTATCTACTACTTTGTATAATGCAGTTATCCGTGCAGAATTAAAGATCGTAGAACGTTTTCCACATTCCATGACCGTACATTATGTGCCAAGATCTGCAGATGCAGCAATCGCAGGAACGCATAAGGATATGAAGTTTAAGAATACATTCGATACTCCGATCTATATTGAAGGAAAAGCAAATGGTTCAACGATCACATTTACGGTCTATGGAAAGAAAAAAGATTCAAAACGTACGGTAGAATTCTTATCTGAGACAACACAGGTAAAAGAAAGTTCTGAAAGTACAGTTAATGATAATACGCTTGCCGAAGGACAGAAAGTTGTGGAAAGTTATGGACACACTGGATACAGTGCAAGACTTTGGAAGATTGTGAAGATCAATGGTAAACAGGTATCCAAAAAGGTATTTAATACTTCCACATATATGTCAACACCAACGGTTTATCGTGTAGGAACAAAGAAAGCGGAAGATAAAAAAGACGATAAAAAGGATAAGAAAAAAGATTCAAAAGAAACAACAGCACAGAAGTCTGAGACAACAACAGCAGCACAGAAATCTACAACGGCAGCACAGAAGTCTACAACAGCGAAGAGATCAGCGGCTGTGAAATCTCAGGGAAGCACAGGAAATTAA
- a CDS encoding tRNA (cytidine(34)-2'-O)-methyltransferase has translation MLHIVLHEPEMPANTGNIGRTCVACGAVLHLIEPLGFRLNEKMIKRAGLDYWDKLDVRTYINFEDFLEKNNDPKIYMATTKAKHVYSAPAYEDDEDVYIMFGKESAGIPEEILLNYEETSIRIPMLPHIRSLNLSNSVAIVAYEVLRHQGFKAFQMEGQLHHYKW, from the coding sequence ATGCTTCACATAGTATTACATGAGCCGGAGATGCCGGCAAACACTGGAAATATCGGAAGAACCTGCGTGGCATGCGGTGCTGTTCTGCATCTGATCGAACCACTAGGATTTCGTTTAAACGAAAAGATGATCAAGAGAGCCGGTCTTGATTATTGGGATAAATTAGATGTACGTACATATATCAATTTTGAGGATTTTCTAGAGAAGAACAATGATCCCAAGATTTACATGGCAACAACAAAAGCAAAACATGTATATTCGGCACCAGCATATGAAGATGACGAAGATGTATATATCATGTTTGGAAAAGAAAGCGCTGGAATTCCAGAAGAAATCTTATTGAATTATGAAGAGACTTCTATAAGAATCCCAATGCTGCCACATATCCGGTCATTAAATTTATCTAACTCTGTAGCGATCGTTGCCTATGAAGTGCTGAGACATCAGGGATTTAAGGCATTTCAGATGGAAGGACAGCTGCATCACTATAAATGGTAG
- a CDS encoding Cof-type HAD-IIB family hydrolase has protein sequence MIKLIVSDLDGTLLNSKQQISDRTLRAIKQIQRKGLRLLINTEQNYFDAKKLLDAYDISCDIACFGGSCIFDTSGHQLHASYIPTKRIPEMLRIFGSCRTFYEIHSTRGLCVLGSKEGYANYLSSEVVPALREEFPSQTLDEESYICERLENAHFYDNGQLLLSENPQIIKITTQSLDQQKLEQLTNSLHTQVPHFAVSHQSPYRLDITAVNALKGAAVHFYTEKYQISLKDTMVIGDSENDYSMLGLPYIESIAMGNADDIIQEICLHHTTDNDHDGVAIVLEQILSKQ, from the coding sequence ATGATAAAGCTGATCGTTTCTGATCTTGACGGAACACTGCTTAACAGCAAACAACAAATCAGTGATCGTACACTCCGTGCGATCAAACAAATTCAAAGAAAGGGACTCCGTCTTTTGATCAATACGGAACAGAATTATTTTGATGCCAAAAAACTCCTCGATGCATACGATATTTCTTGTGATATCGCATGTTTTGGCGGTTCCTGCATCTTTGATACTTCTGGGCACCAGCTGCATGCTTCTTATATTCCAACCAAACGTATCCCTGAGATGCTGCGGATCTTCGGTTCCTGTCGTACTTTTTATGAGATCCACAGTACTCGTGGATTATGTGTCTTGGGTTCCAAGGAAGGATATGCAAATTATCTGTCTTCTGAAGTTGTTCCCGCTTTGAGAGAAGAATTTCCAAGTCAAACACTAGATGAAGAATCTTATATCTGTGAACGACTTGAAAATGCTCATTTTTATGATAATGGACAACTTCTTCTTTCTGAGAATCCACAGATCATTAAAATCACGACACAGTCCTTAGACCAGCAGAAACTTGAACAGCTTACAAACAGCCTTCATACGCAGGTCCCACACTTTGCAGTATCCCATCAGAGTCCATATCGTCTCGATATCACAGCTGTAAATGCATTAAAAGGTGCAGCCGTTCATTTTTATACTGAGAAATATCAGATTTCACTGAAAGATACCATGGTGATCGGTGACAGTGAAAATGATTATTCTATGCTTGGACTTCCTTATATCGAAAGCATTGCCATGGGAAATGCAGATGATATCATTCAGGAGATTTGTCTCCATCACACAACAGATAACGATCACGATGGCGTTGCAATCGTGTTGGAACAGATTCTTTCCAAACAATGA
- a CDS encoding PolC-type DNA polymerase III, which yields MKDYVAFDLETTGLSPDSDQIIEIGAVKIRDGKISGKYNCIIHPEIEVSDFIINLTGISRDMLRKGIPLKEGVEEFLEFSGDLPVLGHNVMFDYKFMKMAAASFKYPFEKTGVDTLKVARKLLTGLENKKLETLCAHYHYVNQAAHRAYDDALATAVVFEQMKKEFPTEEEIFQPQQLQFKVKKERPATSKQKKYLENLMKYHAIGECLDIDQMTQREASKKIDHIILNYGVMKK from the coding sequence ATGAAAGATTATGTTGCATTTGATCTGGAGACAACGGGGTTATCCCCAGATTCAGATCAGATTATTGAAATTGGAGCTGTTAAGATCAGAGATGGGAAGATCAGTGGAAAGTATAACTGTATCATTCATCCAGAGATCGAAGTCAGTGATTTTATCATCAATTTAACAGGAATCAGCAGGGATATGTTAAGGAAGGGAATTCCACTGAAAGAAGGTGTTGAGGAATTTTTGGAATTTAGCGGGGATCTTCCGGTTCTTGGACATAACGTCATGTTTGACTATAAGTTTATGAAGATGGCAGCAGCTTCATTTAAGTATCCGTTTGAGAAAACAGGAGTTGACACGCTAAAAGTAGCAAGGAAGTTATTAACTGGACTTGAAAATAAGAAGCTGGAGACACTCTGTGCTCATTATCATTATGTAAATCAGGCAGCACACCGTGCTTACGATGATGCATTAGCAACAGCTGTTGTGTTTGAGCAGATGAAGAAAGAATTTCCAACAGAAGAGGAAATCTTTCAGCCACAGCAGCTTCAATTTAAGGTAAAGAAAGAACGTCCGGCTACATCAAAACAAAAGAAGTATCTAGAGAATCTGATGAAATATCATGCGATAGGGGAGTGCTTAGATATTGATCAGATGACACAGAGAGAAGCATCAAAGAAGATTGATCATATTATATTAAATTATGGAGTGATGAAGAAATGA
- the rlmD gene encoding 23S rRNA (uracil(1939)-C(5))-methyltransferase RlmD — translation MEFKKNQIVELYIDDIGNEGEGIGHIDGYALFLKDAVIGDKVRAKIIKTKKNYGFARVEEVIEASKDRVSPRCSKARQCGGCTLQHLAYEKQLEYKFNKVKNCLERIGGLENIEEKMEPILGMEEPFYYRNKAQFPVGYDKEGNLITGFYAGRTHHIIDCTHCMIQHPVNEQILLKVLDYMKKNNITAYDEKTHKGLVRHIVTRVGFKTGEIMVCLVVNGSKKNLRNLEMLVDSLTEVEGMTSICVNINKEKTNRILGSKTEEVYGKPYIYDYIGNVKYQIGPLSFFQVNPTQTKVLYEKAMEYADLKGEETVWDLYCGIGTISLFLAQKAKKVYGVEIVKEAIDDARLNAKMNGFDNAEFFVGKAEEVLPREYEKNGVYADTIVVDPPRKGCDSKLLETMVKMTPKRIVYVSCDPATLARDLKVLSEQGYEVEKVCAVDQFSHSSHVETVVRLKRK, via the coding sequence ATGGAATTTAAGAAAAATCAGATCGTAGAACTCTATATCGATGACATTGGGAACGAAGGAGAGGGCATCGGCCATATAGATGGTTATGCCCTCTTTTTAAAAGATGCAGTCATCGGAGACAAAGTTCGTGCAAAGATCATCAAAACAAAGAAAAATTATGGCTTCGCAAGAGTAGAAGAAGTCATAGAAGCATCCAAAGACAGAGTCAGCCCACGCTGTTCCAAAGCAAGACAGTGCGGAGGATGTACATTACAGCATTTAGCTTATGAAAAGCAGTTAGAATATAAATTTAATAAAGTGAAAAACTGTTTAGAAAGAATTGGAGGCTTAGAAAATATTGAAGAAAAAATGGAACCGATCCTTGGGATGGAAGAACCATTTTACTATCGAAACAAAGCTCAGTTTCCAGTCGGATATGACAAAGAAGGGAATCTTATCACAGGATTTTATGCAGGAAGGACGCATCATATTATTGATTGCACACACTGTATGATCCAACATCCAGTGAACGAACAGATTTTATTAAAAGTCTTGGACTATATGAAGAAAAACAATATTACAGCTTATGACGAAAAGACCCATAAAGGATTGGTCCGCCACATTGTAACAAGAGTCGGATTCAAAACAGGTGAGATCATGGTCTGTCTTGTTGTGAATGGGAGCAAAAAGAATCTGAGAAACTTAGAAATGCTCGTAGATTCCTTAACAGAAGTCGAAGGAATGACAAGTATCTGCGTCAATATCAACAAAGAAAAGACAAACAGGATCTTGGGAAGCAAGACTGAAGAAGTATATGGTAAACCATACATTTATGATTATATTGGCAATGTAAAATACCAGATCGGACCACTATCTTTCTTCCAGGTCAATCCAACACAAACAAAAGTATTATACGAAAAAGCTATGGAATACGCAGATTTAAAAGGCGAAGAAACCGTATGGGATCTCTATTGCGGAATTGGAACTATTTCCTTATTCCTGGCTCAGAAAGCAAAGAAAGTTTATGGAGTAGAAATCGTCAAAGAAGCCATCGACGATGCAAGATTAAATGCTAAGATGAATGGCTTTGATAATGCAGAATTCTTCGTAGGAAAAGCAGAAGAAGTACTTCCAAGAGAATACGAGAAAAATGGAGTCTATGCAGACACGATCGTCGTTGACCCACCAAGAAAGGGATGCGACAGTAAACTGTTAGAAACAATGGTGAAAATGACACCCAAACGAATCGTATATGTAAGCTGTGATCCAGCAACACTAGCCAGAGATTTAAAAGTACTATCAGAACAAGGCTACGAAGTCGAAAAGGTCTGCGCCGTCGACCAATTTAGCCACAGCTCACATGTAGAGACTGTGGTGAGATTAAAACGAAAATAG
- a CDS encoding sigma-54-dependent transcriptional regulator produces the protein MAKENNKDRILKLLKECKNHQTAESIAVQLNIQRNTASGILNEFVREGIVQKEKTRPVIFSYIQPEDQLPEDPFTTFIGADQSLKDAVEKCKLSAGYPNKGMPILLFGSSGVGKSLLAEYIYQYAKFIGTIPEDAPFVVLNCADYANNKELLSSVLFGYKKGAFTGANKDTKGLIEEADKGYLFLDEVHRLSPEGQEKLFRYMDKGIISRMGDSGQNCELNVRLIFATTEGRETMLDTFLRRIPVDVVLPDFQERTLEEKYELILFLIHQESKTMNTAFQVSSNVINRLLTFQGKGNIGTLKNIIRLSCAKAYNERSKGQEVIPLNLSHLSSDTLLHGNGESIPYINEMIEVSPDQDAVWKISMTEQADVDFSEKVINDLIQEYLEKDISTIKFRKIIYDEVNRIEDIVIDQEIHPYVQNLYTQAVRNILIYLQDNYGLKYSGVMEMVFVKMLYVLNNQNKHTDDRKYEHLAKQLQRVMYRYYKMGLIFYEMLHQAVDYETNPWFVRMFAMLYFYSIARDEMDYTNAIIVSHGPATASSITSTVNKVFETYIFEAFDMEYDTPKKDVVKRIKRYLKNTNTSKGLLIFVDMGSLLDISEDIKDDVEGDLGIVNNITTEMALEAGELILKHEDLQNIMDTIIEHHVTKKSFVPSKQKPKAILLCCTTGLGTTDKMKMLLQGCLEGIDIDVVEMTYAELSTEGNRCDVFRKYDIQFIITTSKLMIQGVTTLMLNELIDERGEKVIYSTVGRYCDKDKTQRFIENIVRSFTIKNLIGQLTILNPDKIMGDVEETVSKLEILEDTTYSIDQKKMLYIHMCVMVERLILEKGRLPQEDMTDDLKCRESFIKNLKESFSVIENKYNVSLNEREILMIYYLTENN, from the coding sequence ATGGCAAAAGAAAATAATAAGGATCGTATTCTGAAATTGTTGAAGGAATGTAAGAATCATCAAACGGCGGAGAGTATTGCGGTACAATTAAATATTCAGAGAAACACAGCGAGTGGAATTTTAAACGAGTTTGTAAGAGAAGGAATTGTCCAGAAAGAGAAAACACGGCCGGTTATATTTTCTTACATACAACCAGAAGATCAATTACCAGAGGATCCATTTACAACATTTATTGGAGCAGATCAAAGTTTAAAAGACGCAGTAGAGAAGTGTAAGTTATCGGCAGGTTATCCAAACAAGGGTATGCCGATTTTATTATTTGGATCAAGTGGAGTTGGAAAAAGTCTTTTGGCAGAGTACATCTACCAATATGCAAAATTCATTGGAACAATTCCAGAGGATGCCCCTTTTGTTGTATTAAACTGTGCGGATTATGCGAATAATAAAGAATTATTATCGTCTGTCTTATTTGGATACAAAAAAGGAGCGTTTACAGGGGCCAATAAGGATACAAAAGGCCTGATTGAAGAAGCAGACAAAGGGTATCTGTTTTTGGATGAAGTTCATCGCCTATCGCCAGAAGGACAGGAAAAGTTATTTCGATATATGGATAAAGGGATCATTTCCAGAATGGGAGACAGTGGACAAAATTGTGAATTGAATGTTCGACTGATCTTTGCAACAACAGAAGGCAGAGAAACTATGCTGGATACATTTCTAAGAAGAATTCCAGTAGATGTAGTGCTGCCAGATTTTCAGGAAAGAACTTTGGAAGAGAAGTATGAATTGATCTTGTTTTTGATCCATCAGGAATCCAAAACGATGAATACTGCATTTCAGGTGAGCAGTAATGTGATCAATCGATTGCTGACATTCCAAGGAAAAGGCAATATTGGAACGTTAAAAAATATCATTCGATTATCCTGTGCAAAGGCATACAATGAAAGAAGTAAAGGACAGGAAGTGATACCTCTTAATTTAAGCCACCTGTCTTCCGATACATTACTTCATGGAAATGGAGAATCAATTCCATATATCAATGAAATGATCGAAGTGTCACCAGATCAGGACGCAGTGTGGAAGATTTCTATGACAGAACAGGCGGATGTGGATTTTTCGGAGAAAGTGATCAATGATCTGATCCAAGAATATCTTGAGAAAGATATATCAACCATTAAGTTTCGAAAGATCATTTATGATGAAGTGAATCGAATCGAAGATATCGTGATCGATCAGGAAATTCATCCATATGTGCAGAATCTGTATACACAGGCAGTGAGAAATATTTTGATCTATCTTCAAGATAATTACGGTCTCAAATACAGTGGTGTGATGGAAATGGTATTTGTAAAGATGCTTTATGTACTGAATAATCAGAATAAGCATACAGACGACAGGAAATACGAACATCTGGCAAAACAATTGCAGAGAGTGATGTACCGTTATTATAAGATGGGACTTATTTTCTATGAGATGCTTCATCAGGCAGTAGATTATGAGACAAATCCATGGTTTGTAAGGATGTTTGCGATGTTATATTTTTACAGTATTGCAAGGGATGAGATGGATTATACAAATGCGATCATCGTATCACATGGACCAGCGACGGCATCTAGTATTACAAGTACTGTCAATAAGGTATTTGAAACTTATATATTTGAAGCTTTTGATATGGAATATGATACGCCAAAGAAAGATGTAGTAAAACGTATTAAGCGATATCTCAAAAATACGAATACCTCCAAAGGGTTGTTGATCTTTGTTGATATGGGATCATTACTTGATATTTCAGAAGACATAAAAGATGATGTCGAAGGAGATTTGGGGATTGTCAATAATATTACGACAGAAATGGCATTAGAAGCAGGAGAATTGATCTTAAAACATGAAGATCTTCAAAATATTATGGATACGATCATCGAGCATCATGTTACAAAGAAATCATTTGTTCCAAGCAAACAAAAACCAAAAGCAATTCTTTTATGCTGTACGACAGGTTTAGGAACGACAGATAAGATGAAGATGTTGCTGCAAGGATGCCTGGAAGGCATTGATATTGATGTTGTGGAGATGACTTATGCAGAATTAAGTACGGAGGGAAACCGATGCGATGTCTTTCGTAAATATGATATACAGTTTATCATAACGACAAGCAAGCTTATGATCCAAGGCGTTACGACACTTATGTTAAATGAATTGATTGACGAGAGGGGAGAGAAAGTTATTTATTCCACAGTAGGACGATATTGTGACAAGGACAAGACACAACGATTTATTGAGAATATCGTAAGGAGCTTTACAATAAAGAATCTGATCGGGCAGCTTACGATCCTGAATCCAGATAAGATCATGGGAGATGTCGAAGAAACTGTCAGCAAGCTGGAGATTTTAGAAGATACAACCTATTCGATCGATCAAAAAAAGATGCTGTATATTCATATGTGTGTCATGGTAGAACGATTGATACTTGAAAAAGGAAGGCTGCCACAGGAAGATATGACAGATGATCTGAAGTGTCGGGAAAGTTTCATAAAAAATTTAAAAGAGAGTTTTAGTGTCATAGAAAACAAGTACAATGTGTCGCTGAATGAGCGGGAGATCTTGATGATCTATTATCTGACAGAAAATAATTAA
- a CDS encoding Lrp/AsnC family transcriptional regulator translates to MNTELRELILKLIEKNSRLAIHDLAVMLDVAETEVANEIADMEKEHIICGYHTLINWDNTSKDQLTAMIEVKVTPQRGQGFDRIAERIYNFPEVKAVYLMSGGYDFMVMLEGKTMKEISMFTSSKLAPLESVVSTVTHFVLKKYKDHGTVLEAKKVDERQAVTP, encoded by the coding sequence ATGAACACAGAATTAAGAGAACTGATTTTAAAATTGATCGAGAAAAACAGTCGTTTAGCGATCCATGATCTGGCGGTGATGCTAGATGTCGCGGAGACGGAAGTCGCCAATGAGATCGCAGATATGGAAAAAGAACATATCATCTGTGGGTATCATACTTTGATCAACTGGGACAATACAAGCAAGGATCAACTGACAGCGATGATCGAGGTAAAAGTAACACCACAAAGAGGTCAGGGATTCGACCGCATTGCAGAACGTATTTATAATTTTCCAGAAGTAAAAGCCGTTTATCTGATGTCTGGGGGATATGATTTCATGGTTATGTTAGAAGGAAAGACGATGAAAGAGATCTCTATGTTCACATCATCCAAATTAGCACCACTGGAATCTGTTGTCAGTACAGTAACACATTTTGTATTGAAGAAATATAAAGATCATGGAACTGTTCTTGAAGCAAAGAAAGTGGATGAGAGACAGGCGGTGACTCCATAA